From Passer domesticus isolate bPasDom1 chromosome 8, bPasDom1.hap1, whole genome shotgun sequence, a single genomic window includes:
- the FHIP2A gene encoding FHF complex subunit HOOK interacting protein 2A isoform X1, translating to MKIWCLLQILETPSLPACYPTVSLTLLAPSLPLQEDFVYHWKAITHYYIETSDDKAPVTDTNIPSHLEQMLDILVQEENERESGETGPCMEYLLHHKILETLYTLGKADCPPGMKQQVLAFYTKLLGRIRQPLLPHINVHRPVQKLIRLCGEVLATPTENEEIQFLCIVCAKLKQDPYLVNFFLEVIEDPVLHLCRRQNKLKSMALQGSASVITEDMIKDQDSVAADTGQPGQPEETPGAAGAEHMEKEDELPQQAEELSFSLDELNVTSSPESSTAGPNQDYNLVNSLLNLTKSPDGRIAVKACEGLMLLVSLPEPAAAKCLTQSTCLCELLTDRLATLYKALPQSLDPLDIETVEAINWGLDSYSHKEDASAFPGKRALISFLSWFDYCDQLIKEAQKTTAVAMAKAVRERFFIDVMEPQLMQTSEIGILTSTALLHRIVRQVTSDVLLQELVYFILGEHREPETLTDINRHPLRHRLIEHCDHISDEISIMTLRMFEHLLQKPNEHILYNLVLRNLEERNYMEYKPPCQEDKDVVENGQIAGAVDLEEDPLFTDLSPDNTLSAQEWLSASPPVSPEHPKNDGKTEVHKIVNSFLCLVPDEAKSSYHVEGTGYDTYLRDAHRQFRDYCVICLRWEWPGSPRSLEKCNLEASFFEGHFLKVLFERMGRILDQPYDVNLQVTSVLSKLSLFPHPHIHEYLLDPYVNLASGCKSLFSVIVRVVGDLMVRIQRIPDFTPKLLLVRKRLLGLEPEGPIIDHMTLLEGVIVLEEFCKELAAIAFVKYHTSATP from the exons ATGAAGATTTGGTGTCTGCTGCAGATTCTTGAGACcccctctctcccagcctgtTATCCCACTGTGTCTCTGACACTG cTTGCACCTTCCCTTCCATTACAAGAAGATTTTGTTTACCACTGGAAAGCAATCACCCATTACTACATAGAGACCTcag ATGACAAAGCTCCTGTGACTGATACGAACATTCCCTCTCACCTGGAACAGATGTTGGATATTCTAGTTCAAGAAGAAAATGAGAGGGAATCGGGTGAAACAGGACCATGCATGGAATATTTGCTACATCACAAGATTTTGGAGACACTCTACACACTAGGAAAAGCTGAT TGTCCTCCAGGAATGAAACAACAAGTTCTGGCTTTTTATACAAAACTTCTTGGAAGAATACGGCAACCTCTTCTTCCCCACATAAATGTGCATAGGCCAGTGCAG AAATTAATCAGGCTCTGTGGTGAGGTTCTGGCAACACcaacagaaaatgaagaaattcaGTTTCTGTGTATAGTATGTGCAAAGCTGAAGCAGGATCCATACCTGGTCAACTTCTTCCTTGAG GTCATTGAGGATCCTGTTTTGCACCTTTGCAGGAGGCAG AATAAGTTAAAATCGATGGCTCTCCAAGGATCAGCAAGTGTAATCACAGAAGACATGATAAAAGACCAAGATTCCGTGGCAGCAGACAcggggcagcctgggcagcctgaggagaCGCCTGGTGCTGCCGGGGCCGAGCAcatggagaaggaggatgagcTCCCACAACAGGCAGAGGAGCTCTCCTTCAGTCTGGATGAACTCAATGTCACATCGTCACCTGAGTCCTCCACTGCTGGTCCAAATCAAGACTATAATTTAGTGAATTCTCTACTAAACCTCACTAAAAGTCct GACGGCCGGATAGCAGTGAAGGCCTGTGAAGGTCTCATGCTTTTGGTGAGTTTGCCAGAACCAGCAGCTGCCAAGTGCCTGACTCAAAGCACTTGTTTATGTGAATTGTTGACAGACAGGCTGGCCACCCTCTACAAAGCCTTGCCTCAGTCACTGGATCCCTTAGACATTGAAACAGTGGAGGCAATTAACTGGGG TTTGGATTCCTACAGCCACAAAGAAGATGCATCTGCATTTCCAGGGAAAAGAGCATtgatttcatttctttcttggTTTGACTACTGTGATCAACTCATCAAAGAAGCACAAAAG ACGACTGCTGTTGCTATGGCAAAAGCTGTGCGGGAACGATTCTTCATTGATGTTATGGAACCTCAGCTGATGCAAAC TTCAGAGATTGGAATCCTCACGTCAACTGCACTGTTGCACCGCATTGTTCGTCAGGTGACTTCggatgtgctgctgcaggagctggtgtatTTTATCCTTGGAGAGCACAGGGAGCCAGAAACCCTGACAGACATCAACAGGCATCCATTGCGGCACAGGCTGATCGAGCACTGTGATCACATTTCTGATGAG ATCAGCATAATGACTTTACGAATGTTTGAGCACCTTTTGCAAAAACCCAATGAGCACATTCTTTATAATTTGGTTCTGAGAAATTTGGAAGAAAGAAACTACATGGAATACAAGCCTCCCTGTCAAGAAGATAAAGATGTGGTAGAGAATGGACAGATTGCTGGAGCAGT AGATCTGGAGGAAGATCCATTATTTACTGATCTGTCTCCAGATAACACATTGTCAGCTCAGGAGTGGCTCAGTGCTTCTCCACCTGTCAGTCCAGAACATCCAAAAAATGATGGGAAGACTGAAGTTCATAAAATTGTAAATAG ttttctctGTCTTGTACCTGATGAAGCAAAGTCATCATACCATGTGGAGGGTACAGGTTATGATACTTACCTCAGAGATGCCCACAGACAA TTCCGGGATTATTGTGTCATTTGCTTACGGTGGGAGTGGCCTGGATCTCCCAGATCTTTGGAAAAGTGCAATTTAGAAGCGTCATTCTTTGAAGGACACTTCTTGAAAGTTCTGTTTGAAAGAATGGGGAGGATTCTTGATCAG CCCTATGATGTAAATTTACAAGTTACGTCAGTGTTGTCCAAACTGTCCCTGTTTCCCCATCCTCACATACACGAATACCTTCTGGATCCTTACGTCAACCTCGCCTCTGGCTGCAAGTCTCTCTTCTCTGTGATTGTCAGG GTGGTCGGGGACCTCATGGTTAGAATCCAGCGCATCCCAGATTTCACTCCCAAACTTCTGCTGGTCAGAAAACGCCTGCTGGGCTTGGAGCCAGAAGGGCCCAT CATTGACCACATGACGTTACTAGAGGGCGTGATTGTGCTGGAAGAGTTCTGCAAGGAGCTGGCGGCGATCGCCTTTGTCAAGTACCACACCTCAGCCACGCCCTGa
- the FHIP2A gene encoding FHF complex subunit HOOK interacting protein 2A isoform X6 encodes MLDILVQEENERESGETGPCMEYLLHHKILETLYTLGKADCPPGMKQQVLAFYTKLLGRIRQPLLPHINVHRPVQKLIRLCGEVLATPTENEEIQFLCIVCAKLKQDPYLVNFFLEVIEDPVLHLCRRQNKLKSMALQGSASVITEDMIKDQDSVAADTGQPGQPEETPGAAGAEHMEKEDELPQQAEELSFSLDELNVTSSPESSTAGPNQDYNLVNSLLNLTKSPDGRIAVKACEGLMLLVSLPEPAAAKCLTQSTCLCELLTDRLATLYKALPQSLDPLDIETVEAINWGLDSYSHKEDASAFPGKRALISFLSWFDYCDQLIKEAQKTTAVAMAKAVRERFFIDVMEPQLMQTSEIGILTSTALLHRIVRQVTSDVLLQELVYFILGEHREPETLTDINRHPLRHRLIEHCDHISDEISIMTLRMFEHLLQKPNEHILYNLVLRNLEERNYMEYKPPCQEDKDVVENGQIAGAVDLEEDPLFTDLSPDNTLSAQEWLSASPPVSPEHPKNDGKTEVHKIVNSFLCLVPDEAKSSYHVEGTGYDTYLRDAHRQFRDYCVICLRWEWPGSPRSLEKCNLEASFFEGHFLKVLFERMGRILDQPYDVNLQVTSVLSKLSLFPHPHIHEYLLDPYVNLASGCKSLFSVIVRVVGDLMVRIQRIPDFTPKLLLVRKRLLGLEPEGPIIDHMTLLEGVIVLEEFCKELAAIAFVKYHTSATP; translated from the exons ATGTTGGATATTCTAGTTCAAGAAGAAAATGAGAGGGAATCGGGTGAAACAGGACCATGCATGGAATATTTGCTACATCACAAGATTTTGGAGACACTCTACACACTAGGAAAAGCTGAT TGTCCTCCAGGAATGAAACAACAAGTTCTGGCTTTTTATACAAAACTTCTTGGAAGAATACGGCAACCTCTTCTTCCCCACATAAATGTGCATAGGCCAGTGCAG AAATTAATCAGGCTCTGTGGTGAGGTTCTGGCAACACcaacagaaaatgaagaaattcaGTTTCTGTGTATAGTATGTGCAAAGCTGAAGCAGGATCCATACCTGGTCAACTTCTTCCTTGAG GTCATTGAGGATCCTGTTTTGCACCTTTGCAGGAGGCAG AATAAGTTAAAATCGATGGCTCTCCAAGGATCAGCAAGTGTAATCACAGAAGACATGATAAAAGACCAAGATTCCGTGGCAGCAGACAcggggcagcctgggcagcctgaggagaCGCCTGGTGCTGCCGGGGCCGAGCAcatggagaaggaggatgagcTCCCACAACAGGCAGAGGAGCTCTCCTTCAGTCTGGATGAACTCAATGTCACATCGTCACCTGAGTCCTCCACTGCTGGTCCAAATCAAGACTATAATTTAGTGAATTCTCTACTAAACCTCACTAAAAGTCct GACGGCCGGATAGCAGTGAAGGCCTGTGAAGGTCTCATGCTTTTGGTGAGTTTGCCAGAACCAGCAGCTGCCAAGTGCCTGACTCAAAGCACTTGTTTATGTGAATTGTTGACAGACAGGCTGGCCACCCTCTACAAAGCCTTGCCTCAGTCACTGGATCCCTTAGACATTGAAACAGTGGAGGCAATTAACTGGGG TTTGGATTCCTACAGCCACAAAGAAGATGCATCTGCATTTCCAGGGAAAAGAGCATtgatttcatttctttcttggTTTGACTACTGTGATCAACTCATCAAAGAAGCACAAAAG ACGACTGCTGTTGCTATGGCAAAAGCTGTGCGGGAACGATTCTTCATTGATGTTATGGAACCTCAGCTGATGCAAAC TTCAGAGATTGGAATCCTCACGTCAACTGCACTGTTGCACCGCATTGTTCGTCAGGTGACTTCggatgtgctgctgcaggagctggtgtatTTTATCCTTGGAGAGCACAGGGAGCCAGAAACCCTGACAGACATCAACAGGCATCCATTGCGGCACAGGCTGATCGAGCACTGTGATCACATTTCTGATGAG ATCAGCATAATGACTTTACGAATGTTTGAGCACCTTTTGCAAAAACCCAATGAGCACATTCTTTATAATTTGGTTCTGAGAAATTTGGAAGAAAGAAACTACATGGAATACAAGCCTCCCTGTCAAGAAGATAAAGATGTGGTAGAGAATGGACAGATTGCTGGAGCAGT AGATCTGGAGGAAGATCCATTATTTACTGATCTGTCTCCAGATAACACATTGTCAGCTCAGGAGTGGCTCAGTGCTTCTCCACCTGTCAGTCCAGAACATCCAAAAAATGATGGGAAGACTGAAGTTCATAAAATTGTAAATAG ttttctctGTCTTGTACCTGATGAAGCAAAGTCATCATACCATGTGGAGGGTACAGGTTATGATACTTACCTCAGAGATGCCCACAGACAA TTCCGGGATTATTGTGTCATTTGCTTACGGTGGGAGTGGCCTGGATCTCCCAGATCTTTGGAAAAGTGCAATTTAGAAGCGTCATTCTTTGAAGGACACTTCTTGAAAGTTCTGTTTGAAAGAATGGGGAGGATTCTTGATCAG CCCTATGATGTAAATTTACAAGTTACGTCAGTGTTGTCCAAACTGTCCCTGTTTCCCCATCCTCACATACACGAATACCTTCTGGATCCTTACGTCAACCTCGCCTCTGGCTGCAAGTCTCTCTTCTCTGTGATTGTCAGG GTGGTCGGGGACCTCATGGTTAGAATCCAGCGCATCCCAGATTTCACTCCCAAACTTCTGCTGGTCAGAAAACGCCTGCTGGGCTTGGAGCCAGAAGGGCCCAT CATTGACCACATGACGTTACTAGAGGGCGTGATTGTGCTGGAAGAGTTCTGCAAGGAGCTGGCGGCGATCGCCTTTGTCAAGTACCACACCTCAGCCACGCCCTGa